A single genomic interval of Gossypium raimondii isolate GPD5lz chromosome 11, ASM2569854v1, whole genome shotgun sequence harbors:
- the LOC105802974 gene encoding uncharacterized protein LOC105802974, which produces MLESRFRVSLHHLVTGYAGLVSARKIVLSLTCIQPKGFESLKRSVHTSNNDDDFAELGLPVERVGGVIAKLMTVRPQHFVKINGTKKKLNGSPFKEDSCLNIKDVSLKVGNSFVPSLDLENNNSGRSTFRTSSSVTIKNAPSIIDFLELKEAISVFGKVIKVSRRPGTYGLDNWDIEFKRLKSSKKALSVGYITVKKMHLRIWPLQSLETVIVRISNISLETADSTIHSACKLCGSLKGLVRMKEGVVDALFSLKGETDTKSILKKLNSTVVDESKWSAHLQQSESPSMTMTENGNAEGDLGFKIG; this is translated from the exons ATGCTTGAGTCGAGATTCCGAGTTTCACTCCATCATCTAGTCACCG GTTACGCTGGCCTTGTTTCAGCAAGGAAAATAGTGCTTTCTCTTACTTG CATCCAACCAAAAGGGTTTGAGAGCTTAAAGCGGTCAGTGCATACTTCGAACAATGATGATGATTTTGCGGAATTAGGCTTACCAGTGGAAAGGGTTGGAGGTGTAATCGCGAAACTGATGACAGTAAGGCCTCAACATTTTGTG AAAATCAATGGTACTAAAAAGAAGTTAAATGGGTCACCTTTTAAGGAAGACAGCTGCCTTAACATCAAGGATGTATCCCTTAAAGTTGGGAACTCTTTTGTTCCTTCTCTAGATCTTGAGAACAATAATAGTGGAAGATCTACTTTCAGAACTTCAAGTTCTGTTACGATTAAGAATGCACCTTCTATAATTGACTTTCTTGAGTTAAAGGAGGCAATTTCAGTTTTTGGTAAGGTCATAAAGGTTTCCAGGAGGCCTGGTACATATGGACTTGATAATTGGGACATTGAATTTAAG AGATTGAAGTCAAGCAAGAAAGCATTATCAGTTGGCTATATAACAGTAAAGAAAATGCATCTCCGAATTTGGCCACTGCAGTCATTAGAAACTGTTATAGTTAGAATTAGCAACATCAGCTTAGAGACTGCAGATTCAACAATACACTCTGCATGCAAATTATGTGGTTCTTTGAAGGGTCTTGTGAGGATGAAAGAGGGTGTTGTGGATGCCTTATTTAGTTTGAAGGGTGAGACAGACACAAAGAGCATACTAAAGAA ATTGAACTCTACAGTGGTTGATGAGTCGAAATGGTCAGCTCATTTACAACAAAGCGAGTCTCCGTCGAT